The genomic interval GCGGAGGCCGAGTGCTCGCGACCCTGCCCTCGGGCGAGGCGCTGCTGGTGCCGCGCCCGCACCTGCTCGCGTGCCTGCGCAGGGCGCTTCCGAGCGAGGTCCGACGGCGACGGATGCGCGTCCAGGACGTGCGTCCGCTGCGGCGCGGCGCCGACGTGCTCGTGGGCGCCGACGGACTGCACTCGCTGATCCGGCTCTCCGGCTGGGGCGAGGGCGCCCGGGCCCGCGGGCACGGAATGACGATCCTGCGCGGCATCACCCCGCAGGCGCCGCCGGAGATCTCGGAGACCTGGGGCGGCGGGTGGCTGTTCGGCATCACGCCGCTCACTGGGGGCGGCACCAACTGGTTCGCGTCCGTGCCCGAGCACCGTGCACCCGATCGCGAGGGCGACCTCGCGCACCTCCGGGAGGTCGTGGGCGGCGCACGGGCGGCGATCGACGCCGTCCTCGAGGCGTCGGCGCCCGCGCGCACGACGGTGCACGGCCTGTTCACCGTCTCGCCGGTGCGGCCCGTGCGCGAGGACGTGGTGCTGATCGGCGACGCCGCGCACGCGATGGCGCCGAACCTGGGACATGGGGCGAACACCGCACTCTCGGACGCGGCGGCCCTCGCCACGGCGCTCGACGGCGCGCAGCGGATCCGCCCGGCGCTGGCCCGCTACGCCGCGCGGCGGCACCTCGTCGACCAGGGCTGGAGGCTCGGCTCGGAGGTCATGCTGCGCGCCGGGATGGCCGACGGGCTCGCGGGAGGGCGGGACGCAGCGCTCGGCGGAGTCGGCCGCGCCCTCGCCCGCCGCTCCCGCGGGGACCAGGAGCCCGCGCGCTGAATCCCGTCGGCGCGCCGCGTCCGCGCCGAGTCCCGCCGGCGCGTCGTGTCGTCCCGTGAACACCCCTCGGACGCATGTCAGGTCATCGTCCTATCGTCGGCGGTGACGCATCAGCACTCACCTCTCGACATCGCAGGAGATGCACATGACCCACGATCTCATCGGCGACCTGCCCCTCGTCCTCGGCGGCAACACCTTCGGCTGGACCAGCGACGAGGACGAGTCCTTCGCCGTGCTCGACGCCTTCCTCGCCGCCGGGGGCCGCCAGATCGACACGGCCGACGT from Brachybacterium kimchii carries:
- a CDS encoding FAD-dependent monooxygenase, with product MRDARRGPSSTGPGRFRRVLRVRILGAGVAGTAAAALIAAAGHEVELIDEDFAQPALGTSLALFPPAQRVLARIGVLDAVTAGATAPREGRLVGRGGRVLATLPSGEALLVPRPHLLACLRRALPSEVRRRRMRVQDVRPLRRGADVLVGADGLHSLIRLSGWGEGARARGHGMTILRGITPQAPPEISETWGGGWLFGITPLTGGGTNWFASVPEHRAPDREGDLAHLREVVGGARAAIDAVLEASAPARTTVHGLFTVSPVRPVREDVVLIGDAAHAMAPNLGHGANTALSDAAALATALDGAQRIRPALARYAARRHLVDQGWRLGSEVMLRAGMADGLAGGRDAALGGVGRALARRSRGDQEPAR